Proteins encoded in a region of the uncultured Erythrobacter sp. genome:
- a CDS encoding helix-turn-helix domain-containing protein, with protein MVLKAHLDPIDLSDSKRRQPRRALQLETSGVLPGGLEANVTVHNISAAGLLLETEMPLSEGEKFAIELPEIGRVDAEIVWVSGDLYGCAFEMALGQSALAATQLRADAPQSRSAEPGMLQMPPSANGIAIEPFGIKLNRLRRERGMTLAQVADALGVSKPTVWAWEKGKARPVPERLDAIAEALGVSTAELGEAAQTGEVAAVVEECRIRIATVCGTEPQRIRIMIEV; from the coding sequence ATGGTGCTTAAAGCCCATCTCGATCCGATTGACCTCAGCGATAGCAAACGGCGCCAGCCGCGCCGTGCCTTGCAACTCGAAACCAGCGGGGTTCTACCCGGCGGTCTCGAGGCCAATGTTACCGTCCACAACATCTCGGCGGCAGGGCTCCTGCTCGAAACCGAAATGCCTCTGTCCGAAGGCGAGAAATTCGCGATTGAACTGCCTGAGATTGGGAGGGTCGATGCGGAGATCGTCTGGGTCAGCGGCGATCTGTACGGTTGTGCCTTTGAAATGGCCCTGGGTCAGTCGGCGCTTGCCGCGACGCAATTGCGCGCCGATGCCCCGCAAAGCCGAAGCGCGGAGCCCGGGATGCTTCAGATGCCGCCTTCGGCAAACGGCATTGCCATTGAGCCATTCGGGATCAAACTCAACCGCCTGAGGCGTGAGCGCGGGATGACGCTTGCGCAGGTGGCCGACGCTCTCGGTGTCAGCAAGCCTACCGTTTGGGCATGGGAGAAAGGCAAGGCCCGCCCCGTGCCAGAGCGGCTGGATGCGATTGCCGAAGCCCTGGGCGTATCGACCGCCGAACTGGGTGAAGCCGCACAGACCGGTGAGGTCGCCGCAGTGGTCGAAGAGTGCCGCATACGTATTGCCACGGTTTGTGGAACTGAGCCTCAAAGAATACGTATCATGATTGAGGTCTGA
- a CDS encoding aspartate kinase, with translation MKFGGTSMAGTERIRRVANIVRKQAAGGNEVAVVVSAMAGETDRLVNFCREANALYDPAEYDVVVSSGEQVTSGLLALTLQSLGCKARSWLGWQMPVKTIEAHSKARVETIDAPEMNASMADGEIAVIPGFQGVSEEGRITTMGRGGSDTSAVAIAAAVKADRCDIYTDVDGVYTTDPRIVAKARKLKAVTYEEMLELASVGAKVLQTRSVGLAMKEGVRLQVLSSFVGDDAISADELPGTLIVSDEEMDELVEKGLMERQLVTGIAHDKNEAKIILTRVPDKPGAVAHIFEPLADASINVDMIIQNVGRDKGETDVTFTVPQADLARAQALLEDRSDDIGYNRIITDSHIAKISVVGVGMKSHAGVASTMFRALSDRGINIQAISTSEIKVSVLIDEDETELAVRVLHTAYGLDAVDEPA, from the coding sequence ATGAAATTTGGCGGAACCTCGATGGCGGGAACCGAACGGATTCGCCGTGTGGCCAATATTGTGCGCAAACAGGCGGCGGGCGGCAACGAAGTGGCTGTCGTTGTGAGCGCGATGGCAGGCGAGACCGACCGTCTGGTGAACTTCTGCCGTGAAGCCAACGCGCTTTACGATCCGGCTGAATACGACGTCGTTGTATCCAGCGGTGAACAGGTGACCAGCGGATTGCTGGCGCTGACGCTGCAATCGCTGGGCTGCAAGGCGCGCAGCTGGCTCGGCTGGCAAATGCCGGTGAAGACGATTGAGGCGCATTCAAAAGCGCGCGTCGAGACGATTGATGCCCCTGAAATGAACGCCAGTATGGCGGATGGCGAGATTGCAGTCATTCCGGGCTTTCAAGGCGTCAGCGAAGAAGGCCGTATCACCACGATGGGGCGCGGCGGGTCCGACACTTCTGCCGTAGCTATTGCAGCGGCAGTGAAAGCGGATCGCTGCGACATCTATACCGATGTTGACGGGGTCTACACGACCGACCCCCGCATCGTTGCCAAAGCGCGCAAGCTCAAAGCCGTGACCTACGAAGAGATGCTCGAACTCGCTTCTGTCGGGGCCAAGGTGTTGCAGACCCGCTCGGTCGGGCTGGCGATGAAGGAAGGCGTGCGACTGCAAGTGCTTTCAAGTTTTGTCGGTGACGATGCGATTTCGGCGGACGAATTGCCTGGCACGCTGATCGTGTCGGATGAAGAAATGGACGAATTGGTGGAGAAGGGCCTGATGGAACGTCAGCTTGTGACCGGAATTGCGCACGACAAGAATGAAGCAAAGATCATCTTGACCCGCGTGCCAGACAAGCCGGGCGCGGTGGCGCATATCTTTGAGCCGCTCGCCGATGCCAGCATCAATGTCGACATGATCATTCAGAACGTTGGCCGCGACAAAGGCGAGACAGACGTGACCTTTACGGTGCCACAAGCGGACTTGGCGCGTGCACAGGCGCTGCTGGAAGATCGCAGTGACGATATTGGATACAACCGGATCATAACTGACAGCCATATCGCTAAGATCAGCGTGGTCGGCGTCGGTATGAAAAGCCATGCAGGTGTCGCGAGCACGATGTTTCGCGCCTTGTCTGATCGGGGCATCAACATTCAGGCGATCTCTACTTCCGAGATCAAGGTTAGCGTGCTGATCGACGAGGACGAGACCGAGCTGGCAGTGCGCGTATTGCACACGGCATACGGGCTGGACGCGGTCGACGAACCAGCCTGA
- the ubiG gene encoding bifunctional 2-polyprenyl-6-hydroxyphenol methylase/3-demethylubiquinol 3-O-methyltransferase UbiG → MGNANVSNVTIRPEEAEHFASLARDWWNPKGKMASLHQVNPVRLEFIRSAIDAHWDADRQTVKPLAGKSALDIGCGAGLLCEPLARLGGDVTGVDAAAENVSVASTHAEAMGLDIRYMAGEVASLDIGTFDLVTCVEVIEHVADKRQFLTDVAARLAPDGLLVMSTPNRTAASRLLLVGAAEAIGYVPKGTHHWSDFVTPEELEGMLAEVGLEVTERSGIAYRPGKGLHLASDESLNYILSAKRPA, encoded by the coding sequence ATGGGAAACGCAAACGTATCAAATGTAACCATCCGCCCGGAGGAAGCTGAGCATTTCGCATCGCTCGCGCGCGATTGGTGGAACCCGAAGGGTAAGATGGCCTCGCTGCATCAGGTGAACCCGGTGCGGTTGGAGTTCATCAGGTCTGCGATTGATGCGCATTGGGACGCTGACAGGCAAACGGTGAAGCCGCTCGCTGGCAAGAGCGCGCTCGACATCGGGTGCGGCGCGGGTCTGCTGTGCGAGCCGCTCGCTCGCCTTGGCGGAGACGTGACAGGAGTCGATGCGGCGGCGGAGAATGTGTCCGTCGCCAGCACCCATGCAGAGGCGATGGGGCTAGATATCCGCTATATGGCAGGTGAAGTCGCGAGCCTTGATATCGGCACATTCGATCTGGTGACTTGTGTTGAAGTGATCGAGCATGTCGCTGACAAGCGCCAGTTCCTTACAGACGTTGCAGCGCGGCTGGCGCCGGACGGACTGCTGGTCATGTCGACCCCCAACCGAACCGCTGCATCACGTTTGCTTTTGGTCGGGGCGGCTGAAGCCATTGGATACGTCCCGAAAGGCACGCACCACTGGAGTGATTTCGTCACGCCTGAAGAGTTGGAGGGCATGCTTGCTGAGGTAGGCCTTGAGGTGACGGAACGGAGCGGGATCGCCTATCGCCCGGGCAAGGGCCTGCACCTCGCCAGCGACGAATCTCTAAATTACATCCTGAGTGCAAAACGCCCGGCTTAA
- a CDS encoding thiol-disulfide oxidoreductase DCC family protein, translating into MEIPRDHPIIVFDGMCVLCSANAQFVLKNDREAKFRLSAMQDEAGAQIMRENGIDPADPESFVLIDAAQDGGRVWKNSDAVLHMWSELGWPWRLGAAFKLIPRAIRDPLYLLIARNRYKWFGVRETCWVPTAEQAKRVL; encoded by the coding sequence ATGGAAATCCCGCGCGATCATCCAATCATCGTATTCGACGGCATGTGCGTGCTGTGTTCGGCCAACGCCCAATTTGTGCTCAAGAACGACCGTGAGGCAAAATTCCGGCTCTCGGCAATGCAGGACGAGGCTGGCGCTCAGATCATGCGCGAGAATGGCATTGATCCCGCTGATCCAGAGAGCTTTGTGCTGATTGATGCAGCCCAAGACGGCGGACGTGTTTGGAAGAACAGCGATGCTGTCTTGCATATGTGGAGCGAGCTTGGCTGGCCGTGGCGATTGGGCGCAGCCTTCAAGCTTATCCCAAGGGCGATCCGTGATCCGCTCTATCTGCTGATCGCGCGCAACCGCTACAAATGGTTCGGCGTGCGCGAAACCTGCTGGGTGCCAACAGCGGAGCAAGCAAAGCGGGTCTTGTAG
- a CDS encoding glycerophosphodiester phosphodiesterase family protein, producing the protein MVRNPLVAFLIGLAALAAPIMAQAQDKPLIIAHRGASGDRPEHTLAAYELAIDQGADYIEPDLVATKDLVLVARHETELSGTTDVASREEFEDRRREKTIGERRVAGWFAEDFTLAELRTLRARERVPSARPANIAYNGLYQIPTFEEVVQLVRAKEAETGRSIGLYPELKIPTWLLQEEGIDTVDLLVTQLRDLNLDGADDKVFVQIFEVGPLQRLDRLIDTKLVLLVAPEGGPFDEPDMRWTDILSPTGLTEVAAYADGIGPWLGHVLEEDGTPTTLVNNAHAVGLKVHPWTLRKENGFLPAALQTSGGPAADGQYRLLWSNAIKSGADGFFTDNVGEFVQMVRDGE; encoded by the coding sequence ATGGTCCGCAACCCTCTCGTCGCATTCTTGATCGGCTTGGCTGCGCTCGCTGCTCCCATCATGGCGCAGGCACAAGATAAGCCGCTGATCATCGCCCATCGGGGTGCGTCAGGTGATCGGCCTGAGCACACGCTCGCCGCCTATGAACTCGCGATCGATCAAGGCGCCGATTACATCGAACCCGATCTGGTTGCGACCAAGGATCTCGTGCTTGTGGCTCGCCATGAGACCGAGCTTTCGGGCACGACCGATGTCGCCAGCCGCGAGGAATTCGAAGACCGTCGCCGCGAAAAGACGATTGGCGAGCGCCGAGTGGCTGGGTGGTTTGCGGAGGACTTCACACTTGCCGAACTGCGGACGCTGCGTGCGCGCGAGCGTGTGCCGAGCGCGCGGCCAGCCAACATCGCCTATAACGGCCTGTATCAGATCCCGACCTTCGAAGAGGTCGTCCAACTCGTCCGCGCGAAGGAAGCAGAGACCGGGCGGTCGATTGGCCTGTATCCGGAGCTGAAGATCCCCACATGGCTGCTGCAGGAAGAGGGCATCGACACGGTCGATCTGCTGGTGACGCAGCTGCGCGACCTGAATCTCGACGGAGCTGACGACAAGGTGTTCGTGCAGATATTCGAAGTTGGCCCGTTGCAGCGGCTCGACCGGCTGATCGACACCAAACTTGTCTTGCTTGTCGCTCCCGAGGGCGGACCGTTTGACGAACCCGACATGCGCTGGACGGACATCCTCTCGCCGACTGGCCTCACAGAAGTGGCGGCCTATGCCGATGGTATCGGCCCGTGGCTCGGCCATGTGCTCGAAGAGGACGGCACGCCGACCACCTTGGTGAACAATGCGCATGCCGTAGGGCTGAAAGTGCACCCCTGGACTCTGCGCAAGGAGAACGGTTTCCTGCCGGCGGCCTTGCAAACCAGCGGCGGACCGGCGGCTGACGGCCAGTACCGACTGCTGTGGTCGAATGCGATCAAGAGCGGGGCGGACGGCTTCTTTACCGACAATGTTGGCGAGTTCGTCCAAATGGTAAGGGACGGCGAGTAG
- a CDS encoding ArsC family reductase, with product MTIHLYGIPNCDTVKKARKWLETRELEYAFHDFKKEGVDPENLQEWIADKGVDVVLNRRGTTFRKLSDADKADIDDAKAVTLLQEHTSMIKRPVVVHAGGILIGFKEEEWSATLSSHS from the coding sequence ATGACGATCCATCTGTACGGAATCCCCAATTGCGACACTGTGAAAAAGGCGCGGAAATGGCTCGAAACACGCGAGCTTGAATACGCCTTTCACGACTTCAAGAAAGAAGGCGTTGATCCGGAGAATTTGCAGGAATGGATCGCAGACAAGGGCGTGGACGTGGTGCTCAACCGCCGCGGAACGACCTTTCGCAAGCTTTCCGATGCCGACAAGGCGGATATTGATGACGCCAAGGCTGTAACACTCCTGCAAGAGCATACCTCCATGATCAAGCGCCCGGTGGTCGTTCACGCGGGCGGCATATTGATCGGTTTCAAGGAAGAAGAATGGTCCGCAACCCTCTCGTCGCATTCTTGA
- the ruvC gene encoding crossover junction endodeoxyribonuclease RuvC, whose product MIILGLDPSLSCTGWGVIRAEGSRITHIANGEIATSARAPMVDRLADLHRIVSGVIAQHRPERAACEEVFVNKNPQSTLKLAQARGAVLAACGAVGLPVEEHAARAVKKSVVGTGAAEKAQVQAMLRILLPGVDVAGADAADALAVAIADAHLKR is encoded by the coding sequence ATGATCATCCTCGGCCTTGACCCCTCGCTCTCTTGCACTGGCTGGGGCGTGATCCGGGCTGAGGGATCGCGCATTACCCATATTGCCAATGGGGAGATCGCGACTTCAGCGCGTGCTCCGATGGTCGATCGACTGGCCGATCTTCACCGCATCGTGTCTGGAGTGATTGCACAGCACCGGCCCGAGCGCGCCGCCTGTGAGGAAGTGTTCGTCAACAAGAACCCGCAATCGACGCTCAAACTCGCACAGGCGCGCGGAGCGGTGCTTGCTGCCTGCGGCGCAGTAGGCTTGCCGGTGGAGGAACACGCGGCGCGGGCAGTCAAGAAATCGGTGGTGGGAACAGGCGCTGCCGAAAAAGCGCAAGTTCAGGCCATGCTCAGGATCTTGCTGCCAGGTGTCGATGTGGCTGGAGCGGATGCTGCAGACGCTCTGGCGGTCGCGATAGCGGACGCGCATTTGAAGCGGTGA
- a CDS encoding YebC/PmpR family DNA-binding transcriptional regulator: MAGHSKFKNIMHRKGAQDKKRSNLFSKLSREITVAAKMGAPDPDMNPRLRLAVNNAKSQSMPKDNIQRAIDKATTGDDENFEEVRYEGYGPGGSAIIVETLTDNRNRTATAVRTAFSKNGGNLGTEGSVQHGFERLGLIEYPASAGDEDTVFEAAMEAGAEDIESSDDGHTIWTAADDLHQVAGDIEKALGEAENVKLAWKPNITVEMDEKGAGTLLKLIDTLDDDDDVQTVWGNYEIPDAVMEKLDA, encoded by the coding sequence ATGGCAGGCCATTCCAAATTCAAGAACATCATGCACCGCAAGGGTGCGCAGGACAAAAAGCGTTCCAACCTGTTTTCCAAGCTCAGCCGTGAAATCACGGTCGCCGCGAAGATGGGTGCGCCCGATCCAGACATGAATCCGCGCCTGCGCTTGGCGGTCAACAACGCCAAGTCGCAATCGATGCCCAAGGACAATATCCAGCGCGCTATCGATAAGGCGACCACGGGAGATGACGAAAATTTCGAAGAAGTCCGCTACGAAGGCTACGGCCCGGGCGGCAGCGCGATCATTGTTGAAACGCTGACCGACAACCGCAATCGCACGGCCACTGCTGTTCGCACAGCATTCAGCAAGAACGGCGGAAATCTTGGCACCGAAGGATCAGTTCAGCACGGCTTCGAACGGCTTGGCCTGATTGAATACCCGGCAAGCGCTGGCGATGAAGACACCGTCTTCGAAGCCGCGATGGAAGCCGGGGCCGAAGACATCGAAAGCTCGGATGATGGCCATACGATCTGGACCGCTGCCGACGATTTGCACCAAGTCGCGGGCGATATCGAGAAGGCGCTGGGCGAAGCGGAGAACGTAAAGCTCGCCTGGAAGCCCAACATCACCGTTGAGATGGACGAAAAAGGCGCGGGCACTCTGCTGAAGCTGATCGACACGCTTGACGATGATGACGATGTGCAGACGGTGTGGGGCAATTACGAGATCCCCGATGCGGTGATGGAGAAGCTCGACGCTTGA
- a CDS encoding heavy metal-binding domain-containing protein, with amino-acid sequence MAGDWKDARGVIVSTTPTIEGHPIQEYAGIVTGEVIVGANLFRDLFANIRDIVGGRSGSYERILADARNQAIEELQAEAAAKGCNAVVGIDLDYEVIGDTGSMLMVSASGTAVKL; translated from the coding sequence ATGGCAGGCGACTGGAAAGACGCACGCGGCGTCATCGTCAGCACCACCCCGACGATTGAGGGTCATCCGATCCAGGAATATGCAGGGATCGTCACCGGCGAAGTGATCGTCGGTGCGAACCTGTTTCGCGATCTGTTTGCGAATATCCGCGACATCGTAGGCGGGCGTTCGGGCAGCTACGAGCGAATTCTGGCGGATGCTCGTAATCAGGCGATCGAGGAATTGCAGGCTGAGGCTGCTGCCAAGGGCTGCAATGCGGTGGTCGGGATCGATCTCGACTACGAGGTGATCGGTGACACCGGATCGATGCTGATGGTCTCGGCCAGCGGGACGGCTGTGAAGCTCTAA
- a CDS encoding DUF2312 domain-containing protein: protein MAEATDDRLRLLIERIERLEEEKKGIADDIRDVYAEAKAVGYDAKIMRQIVRLRKMKPDDRSEQEIILETYKAALGMG from the coding sequence ATGGCCGAAGCCACAGATGACCGCCTGCGCCTGCTGATCGAGCGCATTGAACGTCTTGAAGAAGAGAAGAAGGGCATCGCCGACGATATTCGTGATGTCTATGCCGAAGCAAAAGCGGTCGGCTACGACGCCAAGATCATGCGTCAGATCGTGCGTCTGCGTAAGATGAAGCCCGACGATCGCAGCGAGCAGGAAATCATCCTCGAAACTTATAAGGCCGCGCTTGGCATGGGCTGA
- a CDS encoding DUF1244 domain-containing protein, with amino-acid sequence MNSISDPLDELGDAQAAAAFRRLVRHLRHRHDAQNIELMGLAGFCRNCLADWIRDAGYDGDKAAARGLIHGMPMEEWKATKQQPATEEQIAAMERSLTRNKPDLR; translated from the coding sequence ATGAATTCGATTTCAGACCCGCTTGATGAACTCGGCGATGCGCAGGCCGCCGCGGCATTCCGCCGCCTCGTGCGCCACCTTCGCCATCGCCACGATGCTCAGAATATCGAATTGATGGGGTTGGCCGGTTTTTGCCGCAACTGCCTCGCCGACTGGATCCGCGACGCAGGTTACGATGGAGACAAGGCCGCTGCACGCGGATTGATCCACGGGATGCCGATGGAAGAGTGGAAAGCGACGAAGCAACAGCCCGCCACCGAAGAACAGATCGCAGCAATGGAGCGCAGCCTCACGCGCAACAAGCCCGATTTGCGCTGA
- the pyk gene encoding pyruvate kinase → MAKQDATRIDPRGRKVKILATIGPASRSPEMLRKLFKAGADAFRVNMSHGSHADHEKAITAIRSLEKEFARPIAILADLQGPKLRVGTFKDGSAVIRHSGHFTLDRDETPGDETRVYLPHPELFGILERGQRLLINDGKIRLVVKEADENRIFCSAEVGGVISDRKGVNVPDAEVPIPALTDKDRKDLSFAVEHGADWIALSFVQRPEDLAEARKLIGATGGQGPALCAKIEKPQAVKRLGEIIELADGIMVARGDLGVELEPHEVPPLQKRMVNASRTAGKPVIVATQMLESMIESPTPTRAEVSDVANAVYDGADAVMLSAESAAGDWPEESVAMMNSIAAQVERDEGYKDRVRFLETPPDATTSDALAHACMTIADTVPISAITVFTSSGSTARRVARERPDTPMLVLTPSMRTARRVALLWGAHAVATKDIGSFEEMIAKGKRMALRHGFGKAGSRLIALAGVPFGTPGSTNLLNVVTLAGDELEKHEG, encoded by the coding sequence ATGGCCAAACAAGATGCGACAAGGATCGACCCACGCGGTCGCAAGGTCAAGATTTTGGCGACAATCGGGCCGGCGAGCCGCTCGCCCGAAATGCTGCGCAAGCTGTTTAAGGCGGGGGCCGATGCGTTCCGCGTGAACATGAGCCATGGCAGCCATGCCGATCATGAAAAAGCGATCACTGCGATACGCAGCTTAGAAAAGGAATTTGCGCGCCCGATTGCGATCCTGGCCGACCTCCAAGGTCCGAAACTGCGCGTCGGCACGTTCAAAGATGGCAGCGCGGTGATCCGCCATTCGGGCCATTTTACGCTCGACCGCGATGAAACGCCGGGAGACGAAACGCGCGTCTATCTGCCGCATCCCGAACTGTTTGGCATCCTGGAGCGCGGCCAGCGACTGCTGATCAATGACGGCAAGATCAGGCTGGTGGTCAAGGAAGCCGACGAGAACCGCATCTTCTGCAGCGCCGAGGTCGGCGGTGTGATCTCGGACCGCAAGGGCGTAAACGTGCCCGATGCCGAAGTTCCGATCCCCGCCCTCACTGACAAGGATCGAAAGGATCTGTCCTTCGCAGTCGAGCATGGTGCAGACTGGATTGCACTCAGCTTCGTTCAGCGGCCCGAGGATCTTGCCGAAGCGCGCAAGCTGATCGGAGCGACTGGCGGGCAAGGCCCTGCCCTGTGCGCCAAGATCGAGAAACCGCAGGCGGTCAAACGCCTTGGCGAGATCATCGAACTGGCCGACGGGATCATGGTCGCGCGCGGCGATCTGGGGGTCGAGCTTGAACCCCACGAAGTGCCGCCGCTGCAAAAGCGGATGGTCAATGCCAGTCGCACGGCGGGCAAGCCGGTGATTGTCGCAACCCAAATGCTCGAATCGATGATCGAGAGCCCCACACCAACCCGCGCCGAAGTCTCAGACGTTGCCAACGCGGTCTATGACGGGGCCGATGCGGTGATGCTGTCCGCCGAGAGCGCGGCTGGCGATTGGCCGGAAGAGTCGGTCGCAATGATGAATTCTATCGCTGCACAGGTGGAGCGCGACGAAGGGTATAAGGACCGCGTCCGCTTCCTCGAAACGCCGCCCGATGCCACCACATCCGATGCGTTGGCACATGCCTGTATGACCATTGCGGATACCGTCCCGATCAGCGCGATCACCGTTTTTACATCTTCTGGCTCGACAGCGCGCCGGGTTGCCCGCGAGCGCCCCGATACGCCCATGCTGGTGCTCACTCCATCAATGCGAACAGCGCGCAGAGTGGCTTTGCTGTGGGGCGCGCATGCGGTGGCGACGAAGGACATCGGCAGCTTCGAAGAGATGATTGCCAAGGGCAAGCGCATGGCGCTGCGGCACGGCTTCGGCAAAGCCGGCAGCCGCTTGATTGCGCTTGCCGGGGTGCCGTTTGGTACGCCCGGCTCAACCAATCTTCTGAATGTTGTTACGCTGGCTGGTGACGAACTGGAAAAGCATGAGGGCTAA
- a CDS encoding cytochrome c: MLRSFSQRTLTAAACVALLSACGGEATDGSEPEAAGAEEPAIIDVRQTNFEEIGDAFKAIRGQLEGDSPDFAVLEASATTINANAQKIGDHFPEGTGMDAGFDTEALATIWEKPEDFTAAHQKLIETSEGLITAAQSGDVATFQAAAGELGKSCKGCHDQFRVDDD, encoded by the coding sequence ATGCTACGATCCTTCTCTCAACGCACTCTTACCGCTGCCGCTTGCGTGGCTTTGCTTTCCGCTTGCGGGGGCGAAGCGACCGATGGTTCCGAACCAGAAGCAGCCGGCGCGGAAGAACCGGCGATCATCGATGTGCGTCAGACCAATTTCGAAGAGATCGGCGACGCGTTCAAGGCGATCCGCGGACAGTTGGAAGGCGACAGCCCGGACTTTGCGGTGCTCGAGGCATCGGCGACCACGATCAACGCCAATGCGCAAAAGATCGGCGATCACTTCCCCGAAGGCACAGGGATGGATGCAGGCTTCGACACCGAAGCGCTGGCGACAATCTGGGAGAAACCCGAAGACTTCACCGCCGCGCATCAGAAGCTGATCGAAACGAGCGAAGGGCTCATCACCGCAGCGCAGTCTGGCGACGTAGCTACATTCCAGGCAGCAGCCGGCGAGCTCGGCAAATCGTGCAAGGGTTGCCACGATCAATTCCGCGTCGACGACGACTGA
- a CDS encoding cytochrome b/b6 domain-containing protein, producing MTETAIPTPPDHTVTVWDLPLRLCHWGFAVLIPAMWWTAENSEWAWHKRFGLILLGLLAFRIIWGFVGSRTARFASFVRGPGAVLAYLRGGGAKTIGHNPLGALSVIALLLAMLAQVGMGLFAGDPFDGATGPLNSLVGVMTADMLTDWHETFFDVVVVLVGLHLAAILFYAIVKRNNLTGPMVSGQKAVTGGVEGIGAVPWGKALVTAAISAGLVMWVANGGPPLS from the coding sequence ATGACCGAGACGGCGATACCGACGCCGCCTGATCACACCGTCACGGTGTGGGACCTGCCGCTGCGGCTGTGCCATTGGGGATTTGCTGTCCTGATCCCAGCGATGTGGTGGACTGCCGAAAATTCGGAATGGGCATGGCATAAACGGTTCGGGCTGATCTTGCTTGGCCTGCTCGCCTTCCGGATCATCTGGGGCTTCGTCGGATCTCGCACGGCGCGCTTTGCCAGCTTCGTGCGCGGTCCGGGTGCGGTGTTGGCGTACCTGAGAGGCGGCGGCGCGAAGACGATAGGGCACAACCCGCTCGGGGCTTTGAGTGTGATCGCTCTGTTGCTCGCCATGCTTGCGCAGGTCGGCATGGGTCTGTTCGCAGGTGACCCGTTCGACGGCGCGACTGGGCCGCTAAACTCGCTGGTTGGAGTGATGACTGCAGATATGTTGACCGATTGGCATGAGACGTTTTTCGATGTCGTCGTAGTGCTTGTCGGACTGCATCTGGCGGCAATCCTGTTCTATGCGATTGTGAAGCGCAACAATCTGACAGGCCCGATGGTAAGCGGGCAGAAGGCAGTAACTGGCGGCGTCGAGGGCATAGGTGCGGTGCCTTGGGGCAAAGCGCTGGTCACCGCGGCCATTTCAGCAGGTCTAGTCATGTGGGTAGCGAACGGGGGCCCGCCGCTGAGCTGA